A stretch of the Thermus thermophilus genome encodes the following:
- a CDS encoding GNAT family N-acetyltransferase, with amino-acid sequence MGYVPPPTPQHGLEEGPVLLKDGRTALLRRASKKDLPLFVEFLRRLSPTSLRLRFFSPISPEKAAELLLSAKPEEEKVTLVVLLGEPPRIVATGEYVRLKGEDTAEVAFLVDDAFQGKGLGTLLLERLALIAAKRGVRRFQAFVLAENKQMLSVFQESGFRVRAHREGGEVEVEFEILMEEETARRFEWREKVSTIASLHPFFFPRGVAVVGASRDPESIGYRVLENLIFGRFQGPVFPVNEAIGREGGTVGPLLAYPSLESVPGPVDLVVVAVPKERVPEALEAAGRRGVRGAIVLTTGFTPREAQALADKARRLGMRLLGPGSLGLVHTHPGARLAAGLAPLPKEGVLAISSQSGTLGRAVLAFAEEMGLGVASFVSLGAKADISSNDLLQFWEEDERTRVILLYLEHFGNPRRFSRLARRIGKRKPILAVHPSRDPLVRALFAQAGVVRANSLEEAFDVALLLAQGPLPENGRVRLISNASGPSNLALEALKEGGMEVEYVDLGSTADLEAFRRALAEAEASDAGSVFLLFVPMGFAPEEEVLGLLREVRGGKTYLACLMGLSSGRARVLGSVPVYRFPESAAIALARAWGYRRWREEPLFFPDFQDLRLEEARKLVEGKRVLSREEGEALLRAFGLSLGEGEGLRLRLLAEPHPLFGPVLALVLPTPLGDQVLEQRLSPLTAKDAEELLRPLAGRVEGLPAYKELVLRASRMLEELPQVERLLLELSGPRVAAFTISLRAD; translated from the coding sequence ATGGGCTACGTCCCGCCCCCCACCCCCCAGCACGGCCTCGAGGAGGGCCCCGTCCTCCTCAAGGACGGGCGCACCGCCCTCCTCCGCAGGGCCTCCAAAAAGGACCTTCCCCTTTTCGTGGAGTTCCTGAGGCGCCTTTCCCCCACCTCCTTGCGCCTGCGCTTCTTCTCCCCCATCTCCCCGGAGAAGGCGGCCGAGCTCCTCCTCTCGGCCAAGCCCGAGGAGGAGAAGGTGACCCTGGTGGTCCTCCTGGGGGAGCCCCCCAGGATCGTGGCCACCGGGGAGTACGTCCGGCTCAAGGGGGAGGACACTGCCGAGGTGGCCTTCCTGGTGGACGACGCCTTCCAGGGGAAGGGCCTCGGCACCCTCCTTCTGGAAAGGCTCGCCCTCATCGCCGCCAAGCGCGGGGTGCGCCGCTTCCAGGCCTTCGTCCTGGCGGAGAACAAGCAGATGCTCAGCGTCTTCCAGGAAAGCGGCTTCCGCGTCCGGGCCCACCGGGAGGGCGGGGAGGTGGAGGTGGAGTTTGAGATCCTCATGGAGGAGGAGACGGCCCGGCGCTTTGAGTGGCGGGAGAAGGTCTCCACCATCGCCAGCCTCCACCCCTTCTTCTTCCCCCGGGGGGTGGCGGTGGTGGGGGCGAGCCGCGACCCGGAGAGCATCGGCTACCGGGTCCTGGAAAACCTCATCTTCGGCCGCTTCCAGGGGCCGGTCTTCCCGGTGAACGAGGCCATCGGGAGGGAGGGGGGGACCGTGGGGCCCCTCCTCGCCTACCCCAGCCTGGAGAGCGTCCCCGGGCCCGTGGACCTCGTGGTGGTGGCCGTGCCCAAGGAGCGGGTCCCGGAGGCCCTCGAGGCCGCGGGGCGCCGGGGGGTGCGGGGGGCCATCGTCCTCACCACGGGCTTCACCCCCAGGGAGGCCCAGGCCCTGGCGGACAAGGCGAGGCGCCTGGGGATGCGCCTTTTGGGCCCGGGCTCCCTAGGCCTCGTTCACACCCACCCCGGGGCGCGCCTGGCGGCGGGCCTCGCCCCCCTGCCCAAAGAGGGGGTCCTGGCCATCTCCAGCCAGTCCGGCACCCTGGGCCGGGCGGTGTTGGCCTTCGCCGAGGAGATGGGGCTCGGCGTGGCGAGCTTCGTCTCCCTTGGGGCCAAGGCGGACATCTCCTCCAACGACCTCCTCCAGTTCTGGGAGGAGGACGAGCGGACCCGGGTCATCCTCCTTTACCTGGAGCACTTCGGCAACCCCCGGCGCTTCTCCCGCCTCGCCCGCAGGATCGGCAAGCGGAAGCCCATCCTGGCGGTCCACCCCTCCCGCGACCCCCTGGTGCGGGCCCTCTTCGCCCAGGCGGGGGTGGTGCGGGCGAACAGCCTGGAGGAGGCCTTTGACGTCGCCCTCCTCTTGGCCCAGGGCCCGTTGCCGGAGAACGGTCGGGTGCGCCTCATCTCCAACGCCTCCGGCCCCTCCAACCTGGCCCTCGAGGCCCTGAAGGAAGGGGGGATGGAGGTGGAATACGTGGACCTGGGCTCCACGGCCGACCTCGAGGCCTTCCGCCGGGCCCTCGCCGAGGCGGAGGCGAGCGACGCAGGGAGCGTCTTCCTCCTCTTCGTGCCCATGGGCTTCGCCCCGGAGGAGGAGGTGCTGGGGCTTTTGCGGGAGGTGCGGGGAGGGAAGACCTACCTGGCCTGCCTCATGGGGCTTTCCTCGGGGCGGGCCCGGGTCCTGGGCTCCGTCCCCGTCTACCGCTTCCCCGAGTCCGCGGCCATCGCCCTCGCCCGGGCCTGGGGCTACAGGCGGTGGCGGGAGGAGCCCCTCTTCTTCCCCGACTTCCAGGACCTCCGCCTGGAGGAGGCGAGAAAGCTCGTGGAGGGGAAGCGCGTCCTCTCCCGGGAGGAAGGGGAAGCCTTGCTGCGCGCTTTTGGCCTCTCCCTGGGCGAGGGGGAGGGGCTTCGGCTCCGCCTTTTGGCCGAGCCCCACCCCCTTTTCGGGCCCGTCCTGGCCCTGGTCCTGCCCACCCCCCTGGGGGACCAGGTGCTGGAACAGCGCCTCTCCCCCCTCACCGCCAAGGACGCGGAGGAGCTCCTCCGCCCCCTCGCGGGACGGGTGGAGGGGCTTCCGGCCTACAAGGAGCTCGTCCTCCGGGCCTCCCGGATGCTGGAGGAGCTTCCCCAGGTGGAAAGGCTCCTTCTGGAGCTTTCCGGCCCCCGGGTGGCGGCCTTTACAATAAGCCTCCGTGCGGATTGA
- the pgi gene encoding glucose-6-phosphate isomerase produces the protein MLRLDTRFLPGFPEALSRHAPLLLEARESLLRKRRDPGNMLGWMDLPEDTETLREVRRYREANPWVEDFVLIGIGGSALGPKALEAAFNESGVRFHYLDHVEPEPTLRLLQTLDPRKTLVNAVSKSGSTAETLAGLAVFLKWLKAHLGEAWRRHLVVTTDPKEGPLRAFAEREGLKAFAIPKEVGGRFSVFSPVGLLPLAFAGADLDALLMGARKANETALAPLEASLPLKTALLLHLHRHLPVHVFMVYSERLRHLPSWFVQLHDESLGKVDRQGQRVGTTALPALGPQDQHAQVQLFREGPLDKLLALVIPEAPLEDLEIPEVEGLEAASYLFGKTLFQLLKAEAEATYEALAEAGQRVYALFLPEVSPYAVGWLMQHLMWQTALLGELWEVNAFDQPGVELGKALTRKRLAG, from the coding sequence ATGCTCCGGCTGGACACCCGCTTCCTCCCGGGCTTCCCCGAGGCCCTAAGCCGGCACGCCCCCCTCCTCCTGGAAGCCCGGGAAAGCCTCCTAAGAAAGCGCCGGGACCCGGGGAATATGCTGGGCTGGATGGACCTCCCCGAGGACACGGAGACCTTAAGGGAGGTCCGCCGCTACCGGGAGGCGAACCCCTGGGTGGAGGACTTCGTCCTCATCGGCATCGGGGGAAGCGCCCTGGGGCCTAAGGCCCTCGAGGCCGCCTTCAACGAGAGCGGGGTGCGCTTCCACTACCTGGACCACGTGGAGCCCGAGCCCACCCTCAGGCTCCTCCAGACCCTGGACCCCAGGAAGACCCTGGTGAACGCCGTCTCCAAGTCGGGGTCCACGGCGGAGACCCTGGCGGGCCTCGCCGTCTTCCTGAAGTGGCTTAAGGCGCACCTGGGGGAGGCCTGGCGGCGGCACCTCGTGGTGACCACCGACCCCAAGGAGGGCCCTTTGCGCGCCTTCGCCGAGCGGGAAGGCCTCAAGGCCTTCGCCATTCCCAAGGAGGTGGGCGGGCGCTTTTCCGTCTTCTCTCCCGTGGGGCTTCTCCCCCTGGCCTTCGCCGGCGCCGACCTGGACGCCCTCCTCATGGGGGCCCGCAAGGCCAACGAGACCGCCCTCGCCCCCCTGGAAGCAAGCCTCCCCCTAAAGACCGCCCTCCTCCTCCACCTCCACCGCCACCTCCCGGTCCACGTCTTCATGGTCTACTCGGAGAGGCTACGCCACCTCCCCAGCTGGTTCGTTCAGCTCCACGACGAGTCCTTGGGCAAGGTGGACCGCCAAGGCCAAAGGGTGGGCACCACCGCCCTCCCCGCCCTTGGGCCCCAGGACCAGCACGCCCAGGTCCAGCTCTTCCGGGAAGGCCCTCTGGACAAGCTCCTCGCCCTGGTCATCCCCGAGGCCCCCCTGGAGGACCTGGAGATCCCGGAGGTGGAGGGCCTCGAGGCCGCCTCCTACCTCTTCGGCAAGACCCTCTTCCAGCTCCTGAAGGCGGAAGCCGAGGCCACCTACGAGGCCCTGGCCGAGGCGGGGCAGAGGGTCTACGCCCTCTTCCTCCCCGAGGTCTCCCCCTACGCCGTGGGCTGGCTCATGCAGCACCTCATGTGGCAGACCGCCCTCCTGGGGGAGCTCTGGGAGGTCAACGCCTTTGACCAGCCCGGGGTGGAGCTGGGCAAGGCCCTCACCCGCAAGCGGCTTGCGGGGTGA
- the pckA gene encoding phosphoenolpyruvate carboxykinase (ATP), whose product MQRLEALGIHPKKRVFWNTVSPVLVEHTLLRGEGFLAHHGPLVVDTTPYTGRSPKDKFVVREPEVEGEIWWGEVNQPFAPEAFEALYQRVVQYLSERDLYVQDLYAGADKRYRLAVRVVTESPWHALFARNMFILPRRFGNDDEVEAFVPGFTVVHAPYFQADPERDGTRSEVFVGISFQRKLVLIVGTKYAGEIKKSVFTVMNYLMPKRGVFPMHASANVGKEGDVAVFFGLSGTGKTTLSTDPDRPLIGDDEHGWSEDGVFNFEGGCYAKVIRLSPEHEPLIYKASNQFEAILENVVVNPESRRVQWDDDSKTENTRSSYPIAHLENVVESGVAGHPRAIFFLSADAYGVLPPIARLSPEEAMYYFLSGYTARVAGTERGVTEPKATFSACFGAPFLPMHPGVYARMLGEKIRKHAPRVYLVNTGWTGGPYGVGHRFPLPVTRALLKAALSGALENVPYRRDPVFGFEVPLEAPGVPQELLNPRETWADKEAYDQQARRLARLFQENFQKYASGVAKEVAEAGPRTG is encoded by the coding sequence ATGCAACGTTTGGAAGCCCTCGGTATCCACCCCAAGAAGCGGGTTTTCTGGAACACCGTCTCCCCCGTCCTCGTGGAACACACCCTCCTCCGGGGAGAAGGCTTTCTCGCCCACCACGGCCCCCTGGTGGTGGACACCACCCCCTACACGGGAAGAAGCCCCAAGGACAAGTTCGTGGTGCGGGAGCCGGAGGTGGAAGGGGAGATCTGGTGGGGGGAGGTGAACCAACCCTTCGCCCCGGAGGCCTTTGAGGCCCTCTACCAGAGGGTGGTCCAGTACCTCTCCGAGCGGGACCTTTACGTCCAGGACCTTTACGCCGGGGCGGACAAGCGCTACCGGCTCGCCGTGCGGGTGGTGACGGAAAGCCCCTGGCACGCCCTCTTCGCCCGCAACATGTTCATCCTCCCCCGCCGCTTCGGCAACGACGACGAGGTGGAGGCCTTCGTCCCCGGCTTCACCGTGGTCCACGCCCCCTACTTCCAGGCGGACCCCGAGCGGGACGGAACGAGGAGCGAGGTCTTCGTGGGGATCAGTTTCCAGAGGAAGCTCGTCCTCATCGTGGGCACCAAGTACGCCGGGGAGATCAAGAAGAGCGTCTTCACCGTGATGAACTACCTCATGCCCAAGCGGGGGGTCTTCCCCATGCACGCCTCGGCCAACGTGGGGAAGGAAGGGGACGTGGCGGTCTTCTTCGGGCTTTCCGGCACCGGCAAGACCACCCTCTCCACCGATCCCGACCGCCCCCTCATCGGCGACGACGAGCACGGCTGGAGCGAGGACGGGGTCTTCAACTTTGAGGGCGGGTGCTACGCCAAGGTGATCCGCCTCTCCCCGGAGCACGAGCCCCTGATCTACAAGGCCTCCAACCAGTTTGAGGCCATCCTGGAGAACGTGGTGGTGAACCCGGAAAGCCGCCGGGTCCAGTGGGACGACGACTCCAAGACGGAAAACACCCGCTCCTCCTACCCCATCGCCCACCTGGAGAACGTGGTGGAGTCGGGCGTGGCGGGCCACCCCAGGGCCATCTTCTTCCTCTCCGCCGACGCCTACGGGGTCCTTCCCCCCATTGCCCGCCTCTCTCCGGAGGAGGCCATGTACTACTTCCTCTCCGGCTACACCGCCCGGGTGGCAGGGACGGAGCGGGGCGTGACCGAGCCCAAGGCCACCTTTTCCGCCTGCTTCGGGGCCCCCTTCCTGCCCATGCACCCCGGGGTGTACGCGAGGATGCTGGGGGAGAAGATCCGGAAGCACGCCCCCCGGGTCTACTTGGTGAACACGGGCTGGACCGGCGGGCCCTACGGGGTGGGGCACCGCTTCCCCTTGCCCGTGACCCGGGCCCTCCTAAAGGCCGCCCTCTCCGGGGCCTTGGAAAACGTCCCCTACCGCAGGGACCCCGTCTTCGGGTTTGAGGTGCCCCTGGAGGCCCCCGGTGTGCCCCAAGAGCTCTTAAACCCCCGGGAAACCTGGGCGGACAAGGAGGCCTACGACCAACAGGCGCGGAGGCTCGCCCGCCTCTTCCAGGAGAACTTCCAGAAGTACGCCTCCGGGGTGGCCAAGGAGGTGGCCGAGGCCGGACCCCGCACCGGGTGA
- a CDS encoding threonine/serine dehydratase, whose translation MPSLQDLYAAFRRIAPYTHRTPLLTSRLLDELLGKRLLLKAEHLQKTGSFKARGALSKALALENPKGLLAVSSGNHAQGVAYAAKVLGVKALVVMPEDASPYKKACARAYGAEVVDRGVTAKNREEVARALQEETGYALIHPFDDPLVIAGQGTAGLELLAQGGKRGVFLEAVLAPVGGGGLLAGIATAIKALSPQTLVLGVEPEGAEDAKRSLEAGKIVRLEAPPRTRADGVRTLSLGERTFPILKEKADGILVVSEEAILEAERLLFTRTKQVVEPTGALPLAAVLEHGAGLPKTLALLLSGGNRDFSP comes from the coding sequence ATGCCTTCCCTCCAAGACCTCTACGCCGCCTTCCGGCGCATCGCCCCCTACACCCACCGCACCCCCCTCCTCACCTCCCGCCTCCTGGACGAGCTCCTTGGCAAGCGCCTTCTCCTCAAGGCCGAGCACCTGCAGAAGACGGGGAGCTTCAAGGCCCGGGGAGCCCTCTCCAAGGCCCTCGCCCTGGAAAACCCCAAGGGGCTTCTGGCGGTCTCCAGCGGCAACCACGCCCAAGGGGTGGCCTACGCCGCCAAGGTGCTCGGGGTGAAGGCCCTGGTGGTGATGCCCGAGGACGCAAGCCCCTACAAGAAGGCCTGCGCCCGGGCCTACGGGGCCGAGGTGGTGGACCGGGGGGTGACGGCGAAGAACCGGGAGGAGGTGGCCCGGGCCCTGCAGGAGGAGACGGGCTACGCCCTCATCCACCCCTTTGACGACCCCCTGGTCATCGCCGGGCAGGGGACGGCGGGGCTGGAGCTTCTGGCCCAGGGGGGGAAGCGGGGGGTCTTCCTCGAGGCCGTCCTCGCCCCCGTGGGGGGCGGGGGGCTCCTCGCCGGCATCGCCACGGCGATAAAGGCCCTCTCCCCCCAAACCCTCGTCCTCGGGGTGGAGCCCGAGGGGGCGGAGGACGCCAAGAGGAGCCTGGAAGCGGGGAAGATCGTGCGCCTAGAGGCGCCCCCCAGGACCCGGGCGGACGGGGTGCGGACACTAAGCCTGGGGGAGCGCACCTTCCCCATCCTCAAGGAGAAGGCGGACGGGATCCTCGTGGTGAGCGAAGAGGCGATCCTCGAGGCCGAGCGCCTCCTTTTCACCCGCACCAAGCAGGTGGTGGAGCCCACGGGGGCCCTTCCCCTGGCCGCGGTGCTGGAGCACGGGGCGGGGCTTCCCAAGACCCTCGCCCTCCTCCTTTCCGGGGGCAACCGGGACTTCTCTCCCTAG
- the carA gene encoding glutamine-hydrolyzing carbamoyl-phosphate synthase small subunit — protein sequence MAGVKERAVLVLEDGTVYHGYAFGARGKTVGEVVFNTAQTGYQEIMTDPSYHGQIVVMTYPHQGNYGVNVYDMQSNRPWVKGFVAKEFSRVASNPRAQQTIGEFMEFYGVVGIEGIDTRALVRKIREGGVLKGTIAHASLFGAPDHAFTPEELEALRREAQAWTDIDGRDMTPEVSTPLPYAWPTLKSGRRIVVMDFGIKHAIVENLAALGFEVIVVPGKTPAHQIMALEPHGLLISNGPGDPTMPRYAHETIWKLMGLLPTFGICLGHQLLALAAGGRTFKMKFGHRGANHPVKNLQTGKVEITSQNHGYAVDIDSLKDFRPTHVNLNDGTLEGMAHARYPVFSVQYHPEAAPGPHDALYLFRRFLEEVEAFHGATGLPVEKQRADQHGI from the coding sequence ATGGCTGGAGTGAAGGAGCGCGCCGTTTTGGTCCTGGAGGACGGCACCGTCTACCACGGCTACGCCTTCGGCGCCCGGGGGAAGACGGTGGGGGAGGTGGTCTTCAACACCGCCCAGACCGGCTACCAGGAGATCATGACCGACCCCAGCTACCACGGGCAGATCGTGGTCATGACCTACCCCCACCAGGGCAACTACGGGGTGAACGTCTACGACATGCAGTCCAACCGTCCCTGGGTGAAGGGCTTCGTGGCCAAGGAGTTCAGCCGCGTGGCCTCCAACCCCCGGGCCCAGCAGACCATCGGGGAGTTCATGGAGTTCTACGGGGTGGTGGGGATTGAGGGCATAGACACGAGGGCCCTGGTGCGGAAGATCCGGGAAGGCGGGGTGCTGAAGGGGACCATCGCCCACGCGAGCCTCTTCGGCGCCCCCGACCACGCCTTCACCCCGGAGGAGCTCGAGGCCCTCCGCCGGGAGGCCCAGGCCTGGACGGACATAGATGGCCGGGACATGACCCCCGAGGTCTCCACGCCCCTGCCCTACGCCTGGCCCACCCTGAAGTCGGGGCGGCGCATCGTGGTCATGGACTTCGGCATCAAGCACGCCATCGTGGAGAACCTGGCCGCCCTCGGCTTTGAGGTCATCGTGGTCCCCGGGAAGACCCCGGCCCACCAGATCATGGCCCTGGAGCCCCACGGCCTCCTCATCTCCAACGGGCCCGGGGACCCCACCATGCCCCGCTACGCCCACGAGACCATCTGGAAGCTCATGGGGCTTCTGCCCACCTTCGGCATCTGCCTGGGGCACCAGCTCTTGGCCCTGGCGGCGGGGGGGCGGACCTTCAAGATGAAGTTCGGCCACCGGGGGGCGAACCACCCGGTGAAGAACCTGCAGACGGGGAAGGTGGAGATCACCAGCCAGAACCACGGCTACGCCGTGGACATTGACTCCCTCAAGGACTTCCGCCCCACCCACGTGAACCTGAACGACGGCACCCTCGAGGGCATGGCCCACGCCCGCTACCCCGTCTTCTCCGTCCAGTACCACCCCGAGGCCGCCCCGGGCCCCCACGACGCCCTCTACCTCTTCCGCCGCTTTCTGGAGGAGGTGGAGGCCTTCCACGGGGCCACGGGGCTTCCCGTGGAGAAGCAACGGGCGGACCAGCACGGGATCTAA
- a CDS encoding N-acetyltransferase codes for MRGLSLSPVVLPEVRPEAGVELRKARLEDVDAIYWLIRYWAEKGLMLVRSHSHLYENIRDFWVLQDEDGQIVGTVALHVLWRDLAEIRGLAVHPTRQGQGLGRWLVLGAEREARDLGLPRVFAWTLQVNFFRALGYRVTSREALPPKVWSECNACPFYENCREIAVIKEFSPGASGG; via the coding sequence GTGAGGGGGCTTTCCCTTTCCCCGGTAGTCCTCCCCGAGGTGCGCCCCGAAGCGGGGGTGGAGCTTAGGAAGGCGCGGCTAGAGGACGTGGACGCCATCTACTGGCTCATCCGCTACTGGGCGGAAAAGGGCCTGATGCTGGTGCGGAGCCACAGCCACCTTTACGAGAACATCCGGGACTTCTGGGTCCTTCAGGACGAGGACGGCCAGATCGTGGGCACCGTGGCCCTCCACGTCCTCTGGCGGGACCTCGCCGAGATCCGGGGCCTCGCCGTCCACCCCACAAGGCAGGGCCAGGGCCTGGGCCGCTGGCTCGTCCTGGGGGCGGAGCGGGAGGCACGGGACCTGGGGCTTCCCCGGGTTTTCGCCTGGACCTTACAGGTGAACTTCTTCCGCGCCCTCGGCTACCGGGTCACGAGCCGGGAGGCCCTTCCCCCCAAGGTCTGGAGCGAGTGCAACGCCTGCCCCTTCTACGAGAACTGCCGGGAGATCGCCGTCATCAAGGAGTTTTCCCCGGGGGCTTCCGGGGGCTAG
- the argH gene encoding argininosuccinate lyase produces MAHRTWGGRFGEGPDALAARFNASLPFDRALWREDLWQNRVHARMLHAVGLLSAEELEAILKGLDRIEEEIGAGTFPWREELEDVHMNLEARLTELIGPPGGKLHTARSRNDQVATDLRLYLRAAIDELLALLLELRRVLVREAEKHLDPLYVLPGYTHLQRAQPVLLAHWFLAYYEMLGRDAGRLEDAKERLNESPLGAAALAGTGFPIDRHFTARELGFKAPMRNSLDAVASRDFALEVLSALNIGMLHLSRMAEELILYSTEEFGFVEVPDAFATGSSIMPQKKNPDILELIRAKAGRVLGALVGLSAVVKGLPLAYNKDLQEDKEPLLDALATYRDSLRLLAALLPGLKWRRERMWRAAEEGYALATELADYLAEKGLPFREAHHVVGRLVRRLVEEGRALKDLTLEELQAHHPLFAEDALPLLRLETAIHRRRSYGGTAPEAVRERLEEARKEVGLD; encoded by the coding sequence ATGGCGCATAGGACCTGGGGGGGGCGCTTCGGGGAGGGGCCGGACGCCCTCGCGGCCCGCTTCAATGCCTCCCTCCCCTTTGACCGGGCCCTCTGGCGGGAGGACCTTTGGCAGAACCGGGTCCACGCCCGCATGCTCCACGCCGTGGGCCTCCTGAGCGCGGAGGAGCTTGAGGCCATCCTCAAGGGGCTGGACCGGATAGAGGAGGAGATCGGGGCGGGCACCTTCCCCTGGCGGGAGGAGCTGGAGGACGTCCACATGAACCTCGAGGCCCGCCTCACCGAGCTCATCGGGCCCCCCGGGGGCAAGCTCCACACCGCCCGGAGCCGCAACGACCAGGTGGCCACGGACTTGAGGCTTTATCTACGGGCGGCCATAGACGAGCTCCTGGCCCTCCTTTTAGAGCTCCGGCGGGTTTTGGTGCGGGAGGCGGAGAAGCACCTGGACCCCCTTTACGTCCTTCCCGGCTACACCCACCTCCAGCGGGCCCAGCCCGTGCTCCTTGCCCACTGGTTCCTCGCCTACTACGAGATGCTTGGGCGGGACGCAGGGCGCCTGGAGGACGCCAAAGAGCGCCTCAACGAAAGCCCCCTGGGGGCGGCCGCCCTTGCGGGGACGGGCTTCCCCATAGACCGCCACTTCACCGCCCGGGAGCTTGGCTTTAAGGCCCCCATGCGGAACTCCCTGGACGCGGTGGCCTCCCGGGACTTCGCCCTAGAGGTCCTCTCCGCCTTGAACATCGGCATGCTCCACCTCTCCCGCATGGCGGAGGAGCTCATCCTCTATAGCACCGAGGAGTTCGGCTTCGTGGAGGTGCCGGACGCCTTCGCCACCGGGTCTTCCATCATGCCCCAGAAGAAGAACCCGGACATCCTGGAGCTCATCCGGGCCAAGGCGGGGAGGGTGCTCGGGGCCTTGGTGGGGCTTTCCGCGGTGGTGAAGGGCCTTCCCCTCGCCTACAACAAGGACCTCCAGGAGGACAAGGAGCCCCTCCTGGACGCCCTCGCCACCTACCGGGATAGCCTCAGGCTCCTCGCCGCCCTCCTCCCCGGGCTCAAGTGGCGCCGGGAGAGGATGTGGCGGGCGGCGGAGGAGGGCTATGCCCTCGCCACGGAGCTCGCCGACTACCTGGCGGAAAAGGGGCTTCCCTTCCGGGAGGCCCACCACGTGGTGGGGAGGCTCGTGCGGAGGCTTGTGGAGGAGGGGCGGGCCCTCAAGGACCTCACCCTGGAAGAACTCCAGGCCCACCACCCCCTCTTCGCCGAGGACGCCCTTCCCCTCCTCCGCCTGGAGACCGCCATCCATAGGCGCCGCTCCTATGGCGGCACGGCCCCGGAGGCGGTGCGGGAGAGGCTAGAGGAGGCCAGAAAGGAGGTGGGGCTTGACTGA
- a CDS encoding argininosuccinate synthase, which translates to MKIVLAYSGGLDTSIILKWLKETYRAEVIAFTADIGQGEEVEEAREKALRTGASKAIALDLKEEFVRDFVFPMMRAGAVYEGYYLLGTAIARPLIAKHLVRIAEEEGAEAIAHGATGKGNDQVRFELTAYALKPEIRVIAPWREWSFQGRQEMIAYAEAHGIPVPVTQEKPYSMDANLLHISYEGGVLEDPWAEPPKGMFRMTQDPEEAPDAPEYVEVEFFQGDPVAVNGERLSPAALLQRLNEIGGRHGVGRVDIVENRFVGMKSRGVYETPGGTILYHARRAVESLTLDREVLHQRDMLSPKYAELVYYGFWYAPEREALQAYFDHVARSVTGVARLKLYKGNVYVVGRKAPKSLYRKDLVSFDEAGGYDQKDAEGFIKIQALRLRVRALLEREGHGA; encoded by the coding sequence ATGAAGATCGTCTTGGCCTACTCCGGCGGACTGGACACGAGCATCATCCTCAAGTGGCTCAAGGAAACCTATCGGGCCGAGGTCATCGCCTTCACCGCGGACATCGGCCAGGGGGAGGAGGTGGAGGAGGCCCGGGAGAAGGCCCTGAGGACCGGGGCCTCCAAGGCCATCGCCTTAGACCTCAAGGAGGAGTTCGTCCGGGACTTCGTCTTCCCCATGATGCGGGCTGGGGCCGTTTACGAGGGCTACTACCTCCTCGGCACCGCCATCGCCAGGCCTTTGATCGCCAAGCACCTGGTGCGGATCGCCGAGGAGGAGGGGGCGGAGGCCATCGCCCACGGGGCCACGGGGAAGGGGAACGACCAGGTGCGCTTTGAGCTCACCGCCTACGCCCTGAAGCCCGAGATCCGGGTCATCGCCCCCTGGCGGGAGTGGAGCTTCCAGGGCCGCCAAGAGATGATCGCCTACGCCGAGGCCCACGGCATCCCCGTTCCCGTGACCCAGGAGAAGCCCTACTCCATGGACGCCAACCTCCTGCATATTTCCTACGAGGGGGGGGTCCTCGAGGACCCCTGGGCCGAGCCCCCCAAGGGGATGTTCCGCATGACCCAAGACCCCGAGGAGGCTCCCGACGCCCCGGAGTACGTGGAGGTGGAGTTTTTCCAGGGCGACCCCGTGGCGGTGAACGGGGAGAGGCTTTCCCCGGCGGCCCTCCTGCAGAGGCTCAACGAGATCGGGGGGCGGCACGGGGTGGGCCGGGTGGACATTGTGGAGAACCGCTTCGTGGGCATGAAGTCCCGGGGGGTCTACGAGACCCCGGGGGGAACGATCCTCTACCACGCCAGGCGGGCGGTGGAAAGCCTCACCCTGGACCGGGAGGTCCTCCACCAAAGGGACATGCTCTCCCCCAAGTACGCCGAGCTCGTCTACTACGGCTTCTGGTACGCCCCGGAGCGGGAGGCCCTTCAGGCCTACTTTGACCACGTGGCGAGAAGCGTCACCGGCGTGGCCCGGCTCAAGCTCTACAAGGGGAACGTCTACGTGGTGGGAAGGAAGGCCCCGAAGAGCCTCTACCGCAAGGACCTGGTCTCCTTTGACGAGGCGGGCGGCTACGACCAGAAGGACGCCGAGGGCTTCATCAAGATCCAGGCCCTGCGCCTCCGGGTGCGGGCCCTTTTGGAGAGGGAAGGCCATGGCGCATAG